The nucleotide window GATGAGTATAAAAAATCATCTTTATTTCGACACCATATTTTCAATGAGGAGAAGAATCATGGCAAAATATCGAGCGGCGTTAATCGGCTGCGGTTGGGTATCCGGCGAGCATATCCGGGCGTACAAGAACAATCCCCTCACGGAGGTTGTCGCTCTGGCTTCGCTGACGAAGGACGAAGCGCAAGCCAAAGCGGACGAATGCGGACTGGCCGTTCCCTGCTACGATTCGCTGGACGAGATGCTGGAGAAGGAGAAGCCGCATATTCTTTCCGTCACCTCCCGCCCCGACTTTCACGTCGAGCACGCCATAAAAGCGGCGGAAAAGGGCGTTCATCTGGTCTTGGAAAAACC belongs to Candidatus Omnitrophota bacterium and includes:
- a CDS encoding Gfo/Idh/MocA family oxidoreductase, yielding MAKYRAALIGCGWVSGEHIRAYKNNPLTEVVALASLTKDEAQAKADECGLAVPCYDSLDEMLEKEKPHILSVTSRPDFHVEHAIKAAEKGVHLVLEKPIALNLDELRRLVECVAKHRTQSIVSFVLRWNPLFTILRALLDDGAVGDLFYGEVDYY